CCCAAGCCGGCACCCGTTGTCATTCCCACCCTGCAGCCCCCGCAGCCTGGTTTCGCCTTCCCCCAAAAACAGACCCTGACCTTTACCGTGGACTGGCGCGTCTTCACCGCAGGCACCGCAGTCTTTCAGCTCGAGCAGGAAGGCACAGTGCAAAAGATTGCTGCCACCGCCGACTCCACCGGTGCCGTGACCATGCTCTTCCCCGTCATCGACAAGTTTCAGGCCGGATTCGACACGAAGACCGGTTGCTCCACCGGCTTCACCAAACAGCTTCAGGAGGGACGCCGCAAAGTCTCAAGCGAACTCAGCTTCGACTACACCCAGGGCAAGCAGAAGCAGATCGAAAAGAACCTCGTCAAAGGCACGTCGAAGGAGCAGGTGGCCTCCATTCCCGCCTGCGTCACCGACTCCCTCTCCGCCATCTTCTACGCGGCATCGCAGCCAATGGCGGTCGGTCAAAGCATCCGGTTCCCCCTGGCCGACTCCATGCGCACCGTCACCGTCGCGATGAAGGTCGAGTCCAAAGAAGAGATCAAGACCCCTGCAGGAACCTTTCAGACCCTCAAAGTAGAGCCGACCGCGGATGAGGGCATCGTAAAAAATCGCGGACACATCTGGGTCTGGTACACCGACGACGCGCGCCACATGCCTGTCCAGATCCAGGCACGACTGTTCTGGGGAACAATCACCTTCCACCTTCAGTCGTACGATACGAAATAAGAAGAAAGACGGCTTTTTTGATGACAAATACGCCAGATCCGACAGATCCAAAGCACAATGCGGCATTAGATCCAGACAAAGATCCAGACAAGTTCGTGACCGTAGGCAAGTTCCTCGAGCCCGTGAACGCCCAGATGGCGAAAGGGATGCTCGAGTCCGCCAGTATCGAGTGTTTCCTGCAGGGCGAGAACGCCAATAGCCTGCTGGCGCTGGCGTTTCGAGCGCGGCTCCTGGTGCATAAGCACGACGAAGAAACCGCACGCGAGATTCTCGGCGAAGCCGTCGGCGAGTTGACCGGAGACGATCTGACACCTGCAGAACAGCACGAACTCGAAACAGGCGATGACGACTGAACTAAGCCGCCCCCGTGCCGTCCTCTGCCTGTCAGGCGGAATGGACTCCTCCGTCTGCGCTGCCCTCGCCGCCCGCGACTACGAGGTCTTCGCCGTCCACTTCAGCTACGGCCAGAGGACAGAAGCCCGCGAGTTACACTCCGCCCAGGAGGTAGCGCGCATCGTAGGGGTAAAAGAGCTGCTGCATTTGAAGATCGACTTATTTCGCCGGATCGGCGGCTCAGCCCTCACCGACACCTCGATCGCCGTACCCGTCGCAGGTGACGAAGCGGCAATAGGAAACGCAGTCCCAGTCACCTATGTCCCATTCCGCAACGCGCACTTTCTCTCTGCCGCGGTAAGCTGGGCCGAGGTTCTTGGCGCAGAAAAGGTCTTTATCGGAGCAGTCGAGCAGGATAGTTCGGGATACCCCGACTGCCGCCCGGCGTACTACGAGGCCTTCAACCAGCTCATCCGGATAGGCACCAAAGACGGTCACATTCAGGTCGTCACGCCTCTGATCCAGATGCGCAAGAGCGAGATCGTCCGGTTGGGAGTTGAACTCGGTGCACCGTTCCATGTAAGTTGGTCATGCTATTCCGGCGAAACCGAAGCCTGTGGCGTCTGCGAGAGCTGCGTTCTACGACTGCGGGCATTTCGCGAGGCCGGAGCGGTTGATCCCATACCGTATGCGGTCGCATGACCGTCGCATTTTGCATCAAATTTTTCTAGGAAGCAGCAGCCGTTTTTCAACGAAGACTTACGCCCGCAACCCATGGGCCTGGAGAAGACAAAGCATGAAACGTATCGGATGGAAGATAAGCACCCTGGCAGCTGCTCTGCTGGTAACTCTGGTGATGGCGAAGCCAACCCTCTTGAAAGCACAGGCCGCGCCGCCTGCAGGAAACGCAAGCATCCACGGCCACGTCCTCAATCCAGCCGGGTTCCCTCTTACCAAAGGGGAGGTCCGCCTGTCGACCGATAGAACCTCAGAGGCCAAAGATCGAAAATATCTCTACACCTTTCCGATCGACGCCAACGGAGACTACAAGGGCTCAGGAATTGTAGCCGGCACCTACATCGTCTTCGTCTTCCAGGACGACAAGAGCCTCGACTTCAATGAAAGTGTTCCCATCGCCAAAGAAGAAGACAAGCTCGTGAACTTCGACATGTCCCGCCCGGAGTACCTCAGCAAGATGACTCCGGAAGAGCGCAAGCAGATCGAAGAGTACAAGAAGAAAAACTCTGAAGTAAGTGCCACCAACGCGAAGATTCAGAATCTGAATGCGCTGCTGACTCAGGCGCGCGCAGACAACAAGGCCGGCAACTACGACTCAGCAATTACCGCCATGAAGCAGGCCACCGACACCAAGCCAGACGAAGGCATCCTCTGGGTTACCTTAGGCGATGCACAGCTCGGCAGCGGAGACGCCGCCGCAAAAGCTGCTAAGGCAGCAGGCACCTCGCCCACCGATCCAGCGGTCCAGCAGAAGTTCACCGATGCAGCAACCTCTTACAAAAAGGCTGCCGATCTGAACGCCGCCTCCAAGAAGCCCAACCCTGAGACCGCAGGTGTGGCTTACAACCAACTGGGACAGGCAGAGGCTCGCTTGGGCGACGCCAAAGCCTCCTCTGACGCCTACGAACAGGCCGCAAAAGCCCAGCCCGAAAAGGCCGGCATGTACTACTTCAACGAAGCCGCAACCCTCTACAACTCCGGTAAACTTCCCGAAGCAGGCGCCGCCGCTGACAAAGCCATCGCAGCCGACCCCAAGAAAGCGGATGCTTACTACATCAAGGGTCAGGCGCTCATTCCGCAGGCAACCGTCGATCCCAAAACCCAGAAGATCGTCGCCCCACCGGGATGCGTCGAAGCCTATCAGC
The nucleotide sequence above comes from Tunturibacter empetritectus. Encoded proteins:
- a CDS encoding DUF3108 domain-containing protein, coding for MLKPERSFLAFFLLVSCSAASLTAKAQLLGLGPKPAPVVIPTLQPPQPGFAFPQKQTLTFTVDWRVFTAGTAVFQLEQEGTVQKIAATADSTGAVTMLFPVIDKFQAGFDTKTGCSTGFTKQLQEGRRKVSSELSFDYTQGKQKQIEKNLVKGTSKEQVASIPACVTDSLSAIFYAASQPMAVGQSIRFPLADSMRTVTVAMKVESKEEIKTPAGTFQTLKVEPTADEGIVKNRGHIWVWYTDDARHMPVQIQARLFWGTITFHLQSYDTK
- a CDS encoding DUF2007 domain-containing protein: MTNTPDPTDPKHNAALDPDKDPDKFVTVGKFLEPVNAQMAKGMLESASIECFLQGENANSLLALAFRARLLVHKHDEETAREILGEAVGELTGDDLTPAEQHELETGDDD
- the queC gene encoding 7-cyano-7-deazaguanine synthase QueC, whose amino-acid sequence is MTTELSRPRAVLCLSGGMDSSVCAALAARDYEVFAVHFSYGQRTEARELHSAQEVARIVGVKELLHLKIDLFRRIGGSALTDTSIAVPVAGDEAAIGNAVPVTYVPFRNAHFLSAAVSWAEVLGAEKVFIGAVEQDSSGYPDCRPAYYEAFNQLIRIGTKDGHIQVVTPLIQMRKSEIVRLGVELGAPFHVSWSCYSGETEACGVCESCVLRLRAFREAGAVDPIPYAVA
- a CDS encoding tetratricopeptide repeat protein translates to MKRIGWKISTLAAALLVTLVMAKPTLLKAQAAPPAGNASIHGHVLNPAGFPLTKGEVRLSTDRTSEAKDRKYLYTFPIDANGDYKGSGIVAGTYIVFVFQDDKSLDFNESVPIAKEEDKLVNFDMSRPEYLSKMTPEERKQIEEYKKKNSEVSATNAKIQNLNALLTQARADNKAGNYDSAITAMKQATDTKPDEGILWVTLGDAQLGSGDAAAKAAKAAGTSPTDPAVQQKFTDAATSYKKAADLNAASKKPNPETAGVAYNQLGQAEARLGDAKASSDAYEQAAKAQPEKAGMYYFNEAATLYNSGKLPEAGAAADKAIAADPKKADAYYIKGQALIPQATVDPKTQKIVAPPGCVEAYQQYLELAPDGGHAADVKGILEGIGAPVKSSFKSGKK